One Dialister invisus DSM 15470 genomic region harbors:
- a CDS encoding ABC transporter ATP-binding protein, whose translation MEILAEAVRFFAGGRQILQGIDLELRPKEFLGIIGPNGSGKSTFLKCVYRVQKPTTGKIYFNGKKLDEFSYRESALKLAVVAQHNFYNFDFSVLDVVLMGCSPHKKMMERDNAEDYKIARDALRVVGLEEFGERNFSTLSGGEQQRVILARALTQQTECLVLDEPTNHLDIKYQLEIMDIVKGLGVTVIAAVHDLNIAAMYCDRLIAISGGKVAGIGTPRELLTAEFIKKLYGVDSRVDIEESTGRMNIVYLPRHWKEKTPQVST comes from the coding sequence ATGGAAATACTTGCGGAAGCAGTCCGGTTTTTTGCCGGCGGCAGACAGATACTCCAGGGGATTGACCTGGAATTGCGGCCAAAGGAATTTTTAGGTATTATCGGTCCGAACGGCAGCGGGAAGAGCACCTTCCTGAAATGCGTCTACCGCGTACAGAAACCGACAACGGGAAAAATTTATTTCAATGGAAAAAAATTAGATGAATTTTCCTATCGTGAATCGGCGCTGAAACTGGCCGTCGTGGCGCAGCACAATTTTTACAATTTTGATTTCTCCGTCTTGGACGTGGTCCTCATGGGATGCTCACCCCATAAGAAAATGATGGAGCGGGACAATGCGGAAGACTATAAAATTGCGCGGGACGCCTTGCGTGTCGTAGGACTGGAAGAATTTGGCGAAAGAAACTTTTCCACTCTTTCCGGCGGAGAACAGCAGCGCGTCATACTTGCCAGAGCGCTCACGCAGCAGACGGAATGCCTTGTCCTTGATGAACCGACAAACCATCTGGATATCAAGTACCAGCTTGAAATCATGGATATCGTGAAAGGTTTGGGTGTGACAGTCATAGCCGCCGTTCACGATCTGAACATCGCCGCCATGTACTGTGACCGCCTCATTGCCATCAGCGGGGGAAAAGTAGCAGGTATCGGTACTCCCAGGGAACTTCTGACGGCAGAATTTATCAAAAAGCTGTATGGCGTGGACAGCCGTGTAGATATAGAAGAATCTACGGGCCGGATGAATATTGTATACCTTCCGCGCCATTGGAAAGAGAAAACGCCGCAGGTTTCAACTTAA
- a CDS encoding ribonuclease J — translation MAKSRLQIIPLGGLGEVGKNMTVFRYGDEIIVIDAGMAFPDETMPGVDIVIPDFSYLIENRDKIKAILITHGHEDHIGSLAYLLRDVSAPVYATRLTCGLIEGKLKEQKIGKYNLNVVKTGDEFRRGSFRFGFFHVCHSIPDSCGVYVRTPVGTVVHTGDFKFDHSPVDGEQTDMHKLAELGRNGVLVLCADSTNAQNPGYTLSEAVVSKSLRDAFHEVRGRIILATFASNVSRVQMAIDAAVENKRKVCVFGRSMVNVVGIALEMGYLKAPEGTFIEPEELNHYRDDRICILTTGSQGEPMAGLSRMADGSHRQVQIHAGDTVIISASPIPGNETSVGRTIDNLMRLGAKVITSRTSRVHVSGHGSQEDLKTMLSLVRPKFFVPVHGEYRMLRSHAELAESLGVPKQNILIGDNGTVFEFTNRSGKINGKVQSGAVFVDGLGVGDVGNIVIRDRQQLAQDGVFIVVIALEKGSNQVAAGPDIVSRGFVYVRDSEELMSGARSRIENVLERCNTGNVTEWNAIKTQIRDALGRYFFEKTKRRPMILPIIQEVR, via the coding sequence TTGGCAAAATCCAGATTACAGATCATTCCCCTGGGAGGCCTGGGGGAAGTCGGGAAGAACATGACTGTATTCCGTTACGGCGACGAAATTATCGTAATAGATGCAGGAATGGCTTTTCCTGATGAAACAATGCCGGGGGTGGATATCGTTATCCCCGACTTCAGTTACCTGATTGAAAACAGGGACAAGATCAAGGCCATTCTCATTACTCACGGACACGAAGACCATATCGGTTCGCTGGCTTATTTACTGCGTGATGTTTCCGCTCCGGTCTATGCGACGCGGCTGACCTGCGGCCTGATTGAAGGCAAGCTGAAGGAACAGAAAATCGGAAAGTACAATTTGAATGTAGTAAAGACAGGCGATGAATTCAGACGCGGTTCTTTCAGGTTCGGTTTCTTCCATGTATGTCATTCCATTCCGGATTCCTGCGGTGTTTATGTCCGTACGCCGGTAGGAACTGTGGTGCATACAGGTGATTTTAAATTTGATCATTCCCCTGTGGACGGAGAACAGACGGATATGCATAAGCTCGCCGAGCTTGGCCGCAACGGTGTGCTTGTCCTCTGCGCCGATTCCACGAATGCCCAGAATCCGGGATATACTTTGTCGGAAGCAGTGGTTTCCAAGTCGCTTAGAGATGCTTTCCACGAAGTCAGGGGACGTATCATTCTTGCCACATTCGCGTCCAATGTGTCCCGCGTACAGATGGCGATTGATGCGGCTGTTGAAAATAAAAGAAAAGTTTGTGTCTTCGGCCGTTCCATGGTCAATGTGGTGGGTATCGCGCTTGAAATGGGTTACCTTAAGGCTCCGGAAGGCACATTTATTGAACCGGAGGAGCTCAATCATTATCGCGATGACAGAATCTGCATCCTCACGACGGGGAGCCAGGGCGAACCTATGGCAGGACTGTCCCGTATGGCGGACGGAAGCCACCGGCAGGTGCAGATCCATGCCGGAGATACGGTCATTATTTCCGCATCGCCGATTCCGGGAAATGAAACGAGCGTCGGCAGGACGATTGATAATCTTATGCGTCTGGGAGCAAAGGTAATTACGTCCCGGACGAGCCGCGTCCATGTGTCGGGCCACGGTTCCCAGGAGGATTTGAAAACGATGCTCTCTCTTGTCCGTCCGAAGTTTTTTGTGCCGGTTCACGGAGAATACAGAATGCTCCGCTCTCATGCGGAATTGGCGGAAAGTTTGGGCGTGCCGAAGCAGAATATTCTTATCGGCGACAACGGGACCGTTTTCGAATTTACGAACCGCAGCGGGAAGATCAATGGCAAGGTGCAGTCCGGCGCTGTCTTTGTAGACGGCCTCGGGGTAGGCGATGTGGGAAATATCGTTATCCGCGACCGCCAGCAGCTGGCGCAGGACGGTGTGTTCATCGTGGTTATCGCTCTTGAAAAGGGGAGCAACCAGGTCGCGGCAGGTCCCGATATCGTATCACGGGGATTCGTTTATGTCCGTGACAGCGAGGAGCTTATGTCCGGCGCAAGAAGCCGTATCGAAAATGTGCTGGAACGGTGCAACACGGGGAATGTGACGGAATGGAACGCTATCAAGACGCAGATCCGCGATGCCCTGGGCAGGTATTTCTTTGAAAAGACGAAGCGCAGGCCGATGATTCTTCCTATTATCCAGGAAGTCAGATAA
- a CDS encoding YybS family protein, producing MDEYRAGETNAVVLAGMCTALAVVLSVIGFYMPLISLVVFLLIPLPIAYLGMKEGTSWSIIVTAGIMILDSVFFGFISAAFLCAIFGVLGVILGICYRNKVSATVTLAAGAVVVLAALIGQAFAAMYILNVPPMIFGGEAMDSMEQQMMGQMAQLYSGELLTQAQENVKQMMDSIRKSIPAATLGAAFFYTWASMTLGKKIFTRLGIKDIPGMPSLERWELPRFFLGLYVLAFAMQYITNGNATLEMIQYNLGLACVLVFWLQGLAALWWMPRKYPFVRPLRWIIAILSVIIGMVQMIVVLLGLSDMVLQYRKKRNYE from the coding sequence ATGGACGAATACAGAGCAGGAGAAACAAACGCCGTCGTTTTGGCGGGAATGTGTACCGCCCTGGCGGTGGTGCTTTCCGTCATCGGATTTTACATGCCCCTGATTTCCCTGGTGGTGTTTTTGCTGATCCCTCTTCCTATCGCGTACCTGGGAATGAAGGAGGGGACTTCGTGGTCGATTATTGTCACGGCAGGCATCATGATTTTGGATTCCGTCTTTTTCGGATTCATTTCCGCCGCTTTCCTTTGCGCCATCTTCGGCGTGCTTGGCGTGATACTGGGGATTTGTTACAGAAATAAGGTTTCTGCGACAGTGACGCTTGCCGCGGGAGCGGTCGTAGTGCTTGCCGCTTTGATCGGGCAGGCATTTGCGGCGATGTATATTTTGAATGTGCCGCCCATGATTTTTGGCGGTGAAGCGATGGATAGCATGGAGCAGCAGATGATGGGGCAGATGGCGCAACTTTATTCCGGCGAACTGCTCACGCAGGCGCAGGAGAATGTAAAGCAGATGATGGATTCTATAAGAAAATCCATCCCTGCCGCTACGTTGGGCGCCGCATTTTTCTATACCTGGGCGTCTATGACGCTGGGGAAAAAGATTTTTACCCGTCTCGGCATAAAGGATATCCCCGGAATGCCTTCTTTGGAACGATGGGAACTGCCCCGTTTCTTTCTGGGACTTTATGTTCTGGCATTTGCCATGCAGTACATCACGAATGGAAATGCAACGCTCGAAATGATCCAGTACAATTTGGGACTTGCCTGTGTTCTCGTTTTCTGGCTTCAGGGGCTGGCGGCGCTTTGGTGGATGCCCCGTAAATATCCCTTTGTGAGGCCGCTCCGCTGGATCATCGCAATTCTTTCCGTTATCATCGGAATGGTGCAGATGATCGTCGTTCTCCTGGGGTTGTCCGATATGGTGCTTCAATACAGGAAGAAGAGAAATTACGAATAG
- a CDS encoding DHH family phosphoesterase, translated as MLSNIWVYKKTSKVMISLLLAAVLVLATQNWLLGLLMFIVTAAAVVWVKRSDLMQERLLMRYLDDLSSGVSVGTVYAVRNLPLGIAVVDEKKKLVWANGVFRSWIAGTEEGTPLRDIIQGQKVAKLWGKAGWFDCHAGGTFFRVFHKWVPSDEPDGASFMVLYFMDRSDVEKSLKESEEARPVFCLIRIDNIQEVTAEMSDVERSALLSDVTEKVLATFNSHDGFIKQYNASDFVACISSKALQDMMDSNFEILDRVREIHTVNRIPVTLSIGIVKSDESFNRQYEEAQVALDLALGRGGDQAIVRLGEDVKAFGGKAPASVSSTRVRVRVVAQALREIINEADMVLIMGHAHEDFDALGAAVGVSHLARVSKVEAHIVISKQDDTSRKMIQAIQSSGLAEGLLIDEGKAKSLVTDKTVAIVVDTHIPELVAAPELLRKVQKKVVIDHHRRAASIIDSPLLTYMEPSASSASELVTELIQYYGSEEEMNALEASCLYAGMVVDTKSFTVQTSVRTFDAASYLRRCGADTALVKRLFSMDLASIKIKSMILADMKQVDEYMAFAVCPEGTADSQIIAGQVADFLVTVQKIRCSFLFYYTENGLCLSARSDGSVNVQIVMEQLGGGGHQTVAGAQFGTDGNIEDITKAVVANVRKQTEEEKE; from the coding sequence ATGCTCAGCAATATTTGGGTATATAAGAAAACTTCAAAAGTCATGATAAGCCTCCTTTTGGCGGCGGTCCTGGTGCTTGCCACACAGAACTGGCTCCTCGGGCTTTTAATGTTTATCGTGACCGCGGCGGCTGTCGTCTGGGTGAAACGCTCCGACCTTATGCAGGAGCGGCTTCTCATGCGGTATCTTGATGATTTATCATCAGGTGTTTCGGTTGGTACGGTCTATGCGGTGCGGAATCTTCCGCTGGGAATTGCCGTTGTGGACGAGAAGAAAAAGCTCGTCTGGGCAAACGGCGTATTTCGTTCATGGATTGCCGGTACGGAAGAGGGAACGCCTCTCCGGGATATTATCCAGGGACAGAAAGTAGCCAAGCTCTGGGGGAAGGCGGGGTGGTTTGACTGCCATGCGGGAGGAACGTTTTTCCGTGTATTCCATAAATGGGTTCCTTCTGATGAGCCGGACGGAGCATCTTTCATGGTGCTTTACTTCATGGACAGGAGCGATGTGGAGAAATCTTTGAAAGAGTCGGAAGAGGCACGCCCTGTCTTTTGTCTGATCCGCATAGACAATATACAGGAAGTGACGGCGGAGATGAGTGATGTGGAGCGGTCCGCCCTGCTCTCTGATGTGACGGAGAAAGTGCTTGCTACGTTCAACAGCCATGATGGATTTATCAAGCAGTACAATGCGTCTGATTTTGTGGCCTGTATTTCGTCAAAGGCCCTGCAGGATATGATGGATTCTAATTTTGAAATACTTGACCGGGTGCGGGAAATCCATACGGTGAACCGTATTCCCGTGACCTTGTCCATCGGCATCGTAAAAAGTGACGAATCTTTTAACCGCCAGTATGAAGAAGCCCAGGTGGCGCTTGATCTGGCTCTTGGCCGCGGCGGGGATCAGGCCATCGTCCGTCTCGGGGAAGATGTAAAAGCCTTTGGCGGCAAAGCGCCTGCTTCGGTGAGCAGTACCCGTGTCCGCGTCCGTGTGGTGGCGCAGGCGCTCCGTGAGATCATTAACGAAGCGGATATGGTTCTCATTATGGGGCACGCCCATGAAGATTTTGACGCGCTTGGGGCCGCGGTAGGTGTTTCCCACCTGGCGAGAGTGTCCAAGGTGGAAGCGCACATCGTCATTTCCAAACAGGATGATACGTCCAGGAAAATGATCCAGGCTATACAATCCAGCGGCTTGGCGGAAGGGCTTCTTATTGATGAGGGCAAGGCGAAAAGCCTCGTGACGGATAAGACGGTGGCTATTGTCGTGGACACGCATATCCCCGAACTGGTGGCGGCGCCGGAACTGCTGAGGAAAGTGCAGAAGAAAGTCGTTATCGATCATCACCGCCGTGCGGCAAGCATTATCGACAGTCCGCTTCTGACGTACATGGAACCGTCGGCATCTTCCGCTTCGGAACTGGTGACGGAACTGATCCAGTACTATGGCAGCGAAGAAGAAATGAATGCACTGGAAGCATCCTGCCTTTATGCGGGGATGGTGGTGGACACGAAGAGCTTTACCGTCCAGACAAGTGTCCGTACGTTCGACGCGGCAAGTTATCTCAGGCGGTGCGGCGCAGACACCGCTTTGGTTAAAAGGCTCTTTTCGATGGACCTGGCGTCCATCAAGATTAAATCCATGATTTTGGCCGATATGAAACAGGTGGATGAATACATGGCCTTTGCCGTATGTCCGGAGGGCACGGCGGATTCCCAGATTATCGCAGGACAGGTGGCGGATTTCCTTGTCACCGTGCAGAAGATACGGTGCAGCTTCCTTTTCTACTATACGGAGAACGGACTCTGCCTTTCCGCGCGCTCCGACGGGTCTGTTAATGTGCAGATTGTCATGGAACAGCTTGGCGGCGGCGGCCATCAGACAGTGGCGGGAGCGCAGTTCGGCACTGACGGCAATATAGAAGATATAACAAAGGCGGTTGTTGCCAATGTTCGTAAACAAACGGAGGAGGAAAAAGAATGA
- the rplI gene encoding 50S ribosomal protein L9, translating into MKVVLLQDVKKLGKRGDVVEVADSYGRNVLIRRGLGAEGTKANLNTAEQRRESKEFKSKVAADEAVIMASQLKKVKAVIKVQSGEDGRVFGSVTAKDICDAVKEQYGFELDKKNIRLKNPIRTTGEYDVEVWVHQQVTSEVHISVVAE; encoded by the coding sequence ATGAAAGTAGTATTGCTTCAGGATGTAAAGAAATTGGGGAAAAGAGGCGATGTTGTCGAAGTAGCGGACAGCTATGGCCGTAATGTCCTCATTCGCCGCGGACTTGGCGCGGAAGGAACGAAAGCCAATCTGAATACGGCAGAACAGCGCCGTGAATCTAAAGAATTTAAATCCAAAGTGGCTGCGGACGAAGCGGTCATCATGGCATCCCAGCTGAAGAAAGTAAAAGCGGTCATCAAAGTGCAGTCCGGTGAGGACGGACGGGTTTTCGGCAGTGTCACGGCAAAAGATATTTGTGATGCCGTTAAAGAGCAGTATGGGTTTGAACTGGATAAGAAAAATATCAGGCTGAAAAATCCGATCAGGACCACAGGAGAATATGATGTGGAAGTCTGGGTACACCAGCAGGTCACCAGCGAAGTACATATTTCCGTAGTTGCGGAATAA
- a CDS encoding 6-carboxyhexanoate--CoA ligase, with protein MGEEKVLYSVKMRSSLGGAHGVGGQHISGAERIVTKNSVEQEMISMLHRAWEHDRGAADFIQFKVEALRHEGITCCPLLPLYQIDTATKEEGRAAAKKELLRSGVSETAMGKGFAILESLTDSMRGAAVVDAETGERLDGLGMRGVRCSCMDCEDTCAYEAQMGAKGLGGEHPREALILASKVAAAPGTVAELCWSDDPFYVTGYVGSPKFGYGRITVMKEKGDPIGGRVFFVKHGTDMDRYVEYMQHQTVLVRVK; from the coding sequence ATGGGAGAAGAAAAGGTATTGTACAGCGTGAAAATGCGTTCCAGTCTTGGCGGTGCCCACGGCGTGGGCGGACAGCATATTTCCGGAGCGGAGAGGATTGTAACAAAGAACAGCGTGGAACAGGAGATGATTTCCATGCTGCACCGTGCCTGGGAACATGACCGCGGCGCGGCGGATTTTATCCAGTTCAAGGTGGAAGCGCTCAGGCATGAGGGAATCACCTGCTGCCCGCTTTTGCCTTTATACCAGATTGACACGGCAACAAAGGAGGAAGGACGGGCGGCGGCGAAAAAAGAACTGCTCCGTTCCGGAGTCAGTGAAACTGCTATGGGGAAAGGATTTGCCATTTTGGAATCGCTGACAGACAGTATGCGCGGCGCGGCAGTCGTTGATGCGGAAACAGGAGAGCGCCTGGACGGACTTGGTATGCGTGGCGTGCGGTGCAGCTGTATGGATTGCGAAGATACGTGCGCATACGAAGCACAGATGGGGGCGAAGGGCCTGGGCGGAGAACATCCGAGGGAAGCGCTCATTCTGGCATCGAAAGTGGCGGCGGCGCCGGGGACGGTGGCGGAGCTTTGCTGGTCGGATGATCCCTTTTATGTGACAGGCTATGTGGGTTCGCCGAAGTTTGGCTACGGACGGATTACGGTGATGAAAGAGAAAGGGGATCCTATCGGCGGCCGCGTATTTTTTGTAAAGCACGGTACGGATATGGACAGGTATGTGGAGTATATGCAGCATCAGACAGTGCTGGTGAGGGTCAAATGA